A window of the Haloarcula litorea genome harbors these coding sequences:
- a CDS encoding MgtC/SapB family protein, with protein sequence MTQFTVSPHVTDLFVAAALGLLLGLEREWSEKSAGIRTFTLTSLIGAGAASIGSTGLLVLGGGLVLVQSLLLGTRGLLSTIDSTGPSDGLALTTSTSLLVAYTAGIVVGRGRLLLGVVIAITGSFLLVLRRELHSFAQELSHEEIRSAAEFAIIAFVVYPLLPTDSYGPWGAVDLRLIWTLVIAVSAMGFVNYVLMQRYGGRGLVLTGFFGGLVNSTAVIGEIAGRVERHPGLSGVAVGTILLADAAMAVRNAIIVLLFLPDAFVSALLPLGCIAVGGTGIALAGGGWQRELDVDFDSPFSTANALKFGLLFVVVLVLSAGAQAEFGTAGFLLTSFLSGVVSSGTTTTTAVTLATTGQVSPTVAVQGVLIGTFASILVKVGLAASIDRALLRPVFVRSLCLVAFGAAGIAVSLSVF encoded by the coding sequence ATGACCCAGTTCACTGTCAGCCCGCACGTCACGGACCTGTTCGTCGCGGCCGCGTTAGGGCTGTTGCTCGGGTTGGAACGGGAGTGGTCGGAGAAGTCAGCCGGGATCAGGACGTTCACACTGACGAGCCTGATCGGCGCTGGTGCGGCTTCGATCGGTAGCACCGGCCTGCTCGTCCTCGGTGGCGGTCTCGTGTTGGTTCAGAGCCTTCTGCTCGGGACCCGCGGCCTGCTCTCGACGATCGACTCGACCGGCCCGAGCGACGGCCTCGCTCTGACGACGTCGACGTCGCTTCTGGTCGCATACACCGCCGGAATCGTGGTCGGACGCGGACGTCTCCTGCTCGGGGTCGTCATCGCGATCACGGGATCGTTCCTGCTGGTCCTCCGGCGAGAACTCCACAGTTTCGCACAGGAGCTCTCACACGAGGAGATCAGGAGCGCGGCGGAGTTCGCTATCATCGCCTTCGTCGTCTATCCGCTGTTGCCCACCGACAGCTACGGCCCGTGGGGCGCTGTCGACCTCCGACTGATCTGGACGCTCGTCATCGCCGTCAGCGCTATGGGGTTCGTGAACTACGTGCTGATGCAGCGGTACGGAGGCCGGGGGCTCGTCCTGACCGGGTTCTTCGGTGGCCTCGTGAACTCGACGGCAGTGATCGGCGAGATCGCGGGTCGCGTCGAGCGCCACCCCGGGCTATCCGGTGTCGCCGTCGGTACGATACTGCTCGCCGACGCGGCGATGGCCGTTCGGAACGCTATCATCGTGCTCCTGTTCCTGCCGGACGCGTTCGTCAGTGCCCTCCTTCCGCTGGGGTGTATCGCGGTCGGTGGCACCGGTATCGCGCTGGCTGGCGGGGGCTGGCAGCGCGAACTCGACGTCGACTTCGATTCGCCGTTCAGCACCGCGAACGCACTCAAGTTCGGACTTCTGTTCGTCGTCGTCCTCGTGTTGTCAGCCGGTGCACAGGCCGAATTTGGGACCGCGGGCTTCCTCCTGACGAGTTTCCTGAGCGGGGTCGTCTCGAGCGGGACGACCACGACGACGGCGGTGACACTCGCGACGACGGGCCAGGTATCCCCGACGGTCGCGGTCCAGGGAGTCCTGATCGGAACGTTCGCCAGCATCCTCGTCAAGGTCGGTCTCGCCGCCAGCATCGACCGGGCACTACTCAGGCCCGTCTTCGTCCGGTCGCTCTGTCTCGTCGCCTTCGGGGCCGCCGGGATCGCCGTCAGTCTCTCCGTGTTCTGA
- a CDS encoding ABC transporter ATP-binding protein — MSADEEPKPITLDGLQKRYDDLTAVEDLDLEIEPGEFLVIVGPSGCGKSTTLRMIAGLEDITGGELRFDGDRMNGVEPKDRNVAMVFQNYALYPHMSVARNMSFGMNSAGDYSDAEIERRVEEAAETLGISDYLERKPGQLSGGERQRVAIGRALVRDPDVLLLDEPLSNLDAKLRVEMRAELAALHDEVQTTTVYVTHDQTEAMTLGDRVVVLDDGELQQVDPPQRLYDLPQNQFVAEFIGSPQMNFLPVTVRSEDGEQVARGPVDSRETFGIVLPDRDLDTGTTDRFVLGVRPEDLHPVDSIDHTHTTPIELDVEMTEPLGDVMLIYGSLADREVVVQVEPHTETRKGDQLSLAAAPGKLHLFHPETGESVYHSNGDDVVQTAVRTTDE; from the coding sequence ATGAGCGCTGACGAGGAACCGAAACCGATCACGCTCGACGGGCTACAGAAGCGGTACGACGACCTCACCGCCGTCGAGGATCTCGATCTGGAGATCGAACCCGGTGAGTTTCTGGTCATCGTCGGGCCGAGCGGGTGCGGAAAGAGCACGACGCTGCGAATGATCGCGGGGCTCGAAGACATAACCGGCGGTGAGTTGCGGTTCGACGGTGACCGGATGAACGGGGTAGAGCCGAAGGACCGAAACGTAGCGATGGTGTTCCAGAACTACGCGCTCTACCCGCACATGAGCGTCGCCCGGAACATGAGTTTCGGGATGAACTCCGCCGGCGACTACTCCGACGCCGAGATCGAGCGCCGCGTCGAAGAGGCCGCCGAGACACTGGGTATCTCGGACTACCTCGAGCGAAAACCGGGACAGCTTTCCGGCGGCGAGCGACAGCGGGTCGCGATCGGGCGGGCGCTGGTCAGGGACCCGGACGTGCTCCTGCTGGACGAGCCGCTCTCCAATCTGGACGCGAAGCTCCGGGTCGAGATGCGGGCGGAGCTGGCGGCGTTGCACGACGAGGTGCAGACGACGACCGTCTACGTGACCCACGATCAGACGGAGGCGATGACCCTCGGCGACAGGGTCGTGGTACTCGACGACGGAGAGCTACAGCAGGTGGACCCCCCACAGCGGCTGTACGACCTCCCGCAGAACCAGTTCGTCGCGGAGTTCATCGGGAGCCCGCAGATGAACTTCCTGCCGGTCACCGTTCGATCGGAGGACGGCGAGCAGGTCGCTCGGGGTCCGGTCGACAGTCGCGAGACGTTCGGGATCGTACTCCCCGACCGCGACCTCGATACGGGAACTACCGACCGGTTCGTGCTGGGGGTTCGGCCCGAGGATCTCCACCCGGTCGACAGTATCGACCACACACACACGACGCCGATCGAACTCGACGTCGAGATGACCGAGCCGCTCGGCGACGTGATGCTCATATACGGCTCGCTGGCCGACCGGGAGGTGGTCGTACAGGTCGAACCGCACACGGAGACGAGGAAGGGCGATCAGCTGTCGCTGGCGGCTGCGCCCGGAAAGCTCCACCTGTTCCACCCGGAGACCGGTGAGAGCGTGTACCACTCCAACGGGGACGACGTCGTCCAGACCGCCGTGCGGACGACCGACGAGTGA
- a CDS encoding ABC transporter substrate-binding protein, whose amino-acid sequence MVRDTYRRDFIRGAGAATIIGLAGCGGDGSAGDGGGGDGESTSGDGGGSTGGTTSGTTTIEFWPAWGSYYEETFNEMVSDFESNHDVEVEMSLQGNYVDAQKAVFSAAKAGNAPDIAHLGKNSTIIARDTGYFKPIGDLMPDLDTSQYLGPAIGWSTVEGKLWSLPFNNSQIILYYNKNHFREAGLDPEQPPRTFQEVKEYSQQIVDAGVADKGITWPNVAWWTMSWLSEQNQLFCDQENGLSGEPTETFLASDAAETMFDWWVNDMSDLYHYPGKDDWGASEAAFTDGTASMHMNSSGGLAYLLSGFREKGIDVGVGRIPTPNMEHGGHSTGGAAVWVTDQDRSDAKQAAIREFLKSMTGPEKQSLYFKNTGYFPSHEGSITQLNEEGFFEDNPLYDTAFNQLQQWEPSPATKGIFMGTLPRTTDVIINQTDRMWQGKSVSQGLADMKSEADQMLESYERVSY is encoded by the coding sequence ATGGTGAGAGATACCTATCGACGCGACTTTATTCGGGGTGCCGGAGCGGCAACAATTATCGGCCTCGCCGGCTGCGGAGGTGACGGATCGGCCGGTGACGGTGGTGGTGGGGACGGTGAGAGCACCAGCGGCGACGGTGGCGGTTCGACCGGCGGTACGACGAGCGGAACCACCACGATCGAGTTCTGGCCGGCGTGGGGCAGCTACTACGAGGAGACGTTCAACGAGATGGTCAGCGACTTCGAGTCGAACCACGACGTCGAAGTCGAGATGTCGCTCCAGGGCAACTACGTCGACGCCCAGAAGGCGGTCTTCTCCGCTGCGAAGGCGGGGAACGCTCCCGACATCGCTCACCTGGGAAAGAACAGCACGATCATCGCCCGCGACACGGGCTACTTCAAGCCGATCGGGGACCTCATGCCCGATCTGGACACGAGTCAGTACCTCGGACCAGCGATCGGCTGGAGCACCGTCGAGGGGAAGCTCTGGTCCCTGCCGTTCAACAACTCACAGATCATCCTGTACTACAACAAGAACCACTTCAGGGAGGCCGGACTCGACCCGGAGCAGCCACCTCGGACCTTCCAAGAGGTCAAGGAGTACTCACAGCAGATCGTCGACGCCGGGGTCGCTGACAAGGGGATCACGTGGCCGAACGTGGCGTGGTGGACGATGAGCTGGCTGTCGGAGCAAAACCAGCTGTTCTGCGACCAAGAGAACGGCCTCTCCGGGGAGCCGACAGAGACGTTCCTGGCCAGCGACGCCGCCGAGACGATGTTCGACTGGTGGGTCAACGATATGTCGGACCTCTACCACTACCCCGGGAAGGACGACTGGGGAGCCTCGGAGGCGGCGTTCACCGACGGCACGGCGTCGATGCACATGAACTCCTCGGGCGGGTTGGCGTACCTGCTTAGCGGCTTCCGAGAGAAGGGGATCGACGTGGGCGTCGGCCGTATCCCGACGCCGAATATGGAACACGGTGGCCACAGCACCGGCGGGGCCGCGGTCTGGGTGACCGATCAGGACCGGAGCGATGCCAAGCAGGCCGCGATCAGGGAGTTCCTGAAGAGTATGACCGGTCCGGAGAAACAGTCCCTGTACTTCAAGAACACCGGCTACTTCCCCTCACACGAGGGGTCGATCACACAGCTCAACGAGGAGGGCTTCTTCGAGGACAACCCCCTCTACGACACGGCCTTCAATCAGCTCCAGCAGTGGGAGCCGTCCCCGGCGACCAAGGGAATCTTTATGGGCACGCTCCCCCGTACGACGGACGTGATCATCAACCAGACGGATCGTATGTGGCAGGGGAAATCGGTGAGCCAGGGGCTCGCCGATATGAAATCGGAGGCCGACCAGATGCTGGAGTCGTACGAGCGAGTCTCGTACTGA
- a CDS encoding carbohydrate ABC transporter permease, producing the protein MQVYQNRLQGTLLLLPTIVVSIAFFYWPAWKTFRLSRVRTIGGVQKIPNGWEHFTSLATSGAFHYSVAASFAFAIIVVVGSMIIGLYLSYLIYEVSTGQTVYLVAAIFTYALSFAVAANIMDVLFNPTVGLFKEFLVGVTGLVGVDFTFDYTTNPVWAWMFATGATMWKMIGYNVIFMIAALSGIPESINETARLDGVGTLRMVTRVYVPMISPTLGFLAIVNTVNAFFLPFPVIQEISGGPRNTLNIMIYDIWQTYNNSVIGLASAKSLVLFAIIGLLTALQLWLSDRFAHYGGT; encoded by the coding sequence ATGCAAGTCTATCAGAACCGACTCCAGGGCACGCTGCTGTTGCTGCCGACGATCGTCGTCAGCATCGCGTTCTTCTACTGGCCGGCCTGGAAGACGTTCCGACTGAGCCGTGTCAGGACGATCGGTGGCGTCCAGAAGATCCCCAACGGCTGGGAACACTTCACGTCACTCGCCACCAGCGGCGCGTTCCACTACTCCGTGGCAGCCAGCTTCGCGTTCGCGATCATCGTCGTTGTCGGATCTATGATAATTGGACTGTATCTGTCATATCTCATCTACGAAGTGTCTACCGGACAGACGGTGTACCTGGTCGCCGCGATATTCACCTACGCGCTCTCGTTCGCGGTGGCCGCGAACATCATGGACGTGCTGTTCAATCCGACGGTCGGGCTGTTCAAGGAGTTTCTCGTGGGAGTGACCGGGCTCGTCGGGGTCGACTTCACGTTCGATTACACCACGAACCCGGTCTGGGCCTGGATGTTCGCAACCGGGGCGACGATGTGGAAGATGATCGGCTACAACGTGATCTTCATGATCGCCGCTCTCAGCGGCATCCCCGAGTCGATCAACGAGACCGCGAGGCTGGACGGCGTCGGTACCCTGCGGATGGTCACGCGCGTCTACGTCCCGATGATATCGCCGACGCTCGGCTTCCTCGCGATCGTCAACACCGTGAACGCCTTCTTCCTCCCGTTCCCGGTCATCCAGGAGATCTCCGGCGGTCCCAGAAATACACTCAATATTATGATTTACGACATCTGGCAGACGTACAACAACAGCGTCATCGGGCTCGCCTCGGCGAAGTCGCTCGTGCTGTTCGCCATCATCGGACTACTCACGGCGCTCCAGCTGTGGCTGTCCGACCGATTCGCCCACTACGGGGGGACCTGA
- a CDS encoding carbohydrate ABC transporter permease, with product MAGSERSLGEWVDRSLDVESYKRGVFRRPLLHGALIGSLLVMLLPVVMTLLMSTQPSVQISSSTLTGVGSEGLSNYEAVLFEENFATYLVNSFVMALAVAVGKVGIALLAALALVYYDLPFKRLILLFILFTLALPVPVRIVPMYEIMVSLDWENSMLGLVTPYFASATSVLLLRQHFRSISASMVESAKLDGVGPLKFLVYVLIPMSRSMIAGLFAIAFIWGWNQYLWPLIIINDQSKQVLQVGLAQLNPQAGEALWGLIMAGAVITLLVPLLLMITLREPLLDTVSMQTK from the coding sequence ATGGCCGGCAGCGAACGATCTCTCGGGGAGTGGGTCGATCGCTCCCTGGACGTCGAGTCGTACAAACGGGGCGTCTTCCGGCGACCCCTGTTGCACGGTGCGCTGATCGGTTCGCTCCTCGTGATGCTCCTGCCGGTCGTCATGACGCTGTTGATGAGCACGCAGCCGAGCGTTCAGATCAGCAGTAGCACGCTCACCGGCGTCGGGTCCGAGGGCCTCAGCAACTACGAGGCCGTCCTCTTCGAGGAGAACTTCGCGACGTACCTAGTCAACTCCTTCGTCATGGCCCTCGCCGTCGCCGTCGGGAAAGTCGGCATCGCCCTGCTGGCCGCCCTGGCCCTGGTGTACTACGATCTGCCGTTCAAACGGCTGATCCTGCTGTTCATCCTGTTCACGCTGGCACTCCCCGTCCCGGTCCGTATCGTCCCGATGTACGAGATTATGGTCTCTCTCGACTGGGAGAACTCGATGCTGGGACTGGTCACGCCGTACTTCGCCAGCGCGACCTCCGTGCTCCTGTTGCGGCAACACTTCCGATCCATCTCGGCGTCGATGGTCGAAAGCGCGAAACTGGACGGCGTCGGTCCGCTGAAGTTCCTGGTCTACGTGCTGATCCCGATGTCGAGAAGTATGATCGCGGGGCTGTTCGCGATCGCGTTCATCTGGGGCTGGAATCAGTACCTGTGGCCGCTGATCATCATCAACGACCAGTCCAAGCAGGTCCTCCAAGTCGGGCTCGCACAGCTCAATCCCCAGGCCGGTGAGGCCCTCTGGGGGCTGATTATGGCGGGCGCGGTGATCACCCTCCTCGTGCCCCTGCTGCTGATGATCACGCTCCGCGAACCGCTCCTCGACACCGTCAGTATGCAGACCAAGTGA
- a CDS encoding sulfatase, with protein MPADQPPNVLWICTDQQRWDTLGCYGAAHIDTPHLDALASDGVRFERTYCQSPVCTPSRASMLTGRYPRTTGCRQNGQPMPRDEPLVTSRLATSGYRCGLAGKLHLSPTNPEDETDATAREPARRLDDGYGTVHWSPMPGDDSPDNQYRQWLRGRGESFERTPFEGSSYVETSMPPDSHQTTWCTDRAIEYVRTGAEADHPWLFSLNYFDPHHPFDPPAAYLEKYVGRLDDLALPNYERGELDDKPGVQREAAHTGRLEGATMDDDEHRLVRAAYYAMIDFVDDQVGRLLAELDATGQREDTLVVFTSDHGEMLGDHGIYKKGPYFYEPAVRVPLLVSQPGTVREGAVVDDLVELADLAPTLADAAGLERTTGMQGRSLWPRLRADGDAGAHRDSVYCEFYDASQRHTDPPVHATMARTDRYKLVAHHGTDDGELYDLDADPAERQNRWGDPEYAEAKTRLLGTLADRMAGTVDPLPERTGDW; from the coding sequence GTGCCCGCCGACCAGCCGCCGAACGTCCTCTGGATCTGTACCGACCAGCAGCGCTGGGACACGCTGGGCTGTTACGGGGCGGCCCATATCGACACGCCTCACCTCGACGCGCTGGCGAGCGACGGCGTCCGCTTCGAGCGGACCTACTGCCAGTCCCCGGTCTGTACGCCCAGTCGCGCCAGTATGCTGACCGGGCGGTACCCGCGGACGACCGGCTGCCGGCAGAACGGCCAGCCGATGCCCCGCGACGAGCCGCTCGTGACGAGTCGGCTCGCCACATCCGGCTACCGCTGTGGCCTGGCCGGGAAACTCCACCTCTCGCCGACCAACCCCGAGGACGAGACCGACGCCACCGCCCGCGAGCCCGCCCGCCGGCTCGACGACGGCTACGGCACCGTCCACTGGTCGCCGATGCCCGGCGACGACTCGCCGGACAACCAGTACCGCCAGTGGCTCCGGGGCCGGGGCGAGTCCTTCGAGCGGACCCCCTTCGAGGGGTCCTCCTACGTCGAGACGTCGATGCCGCCCGACAGCCACCAGACGACGTGGTGTACCGACCGCGCGATCGAGTACGTCCGGACCGGGGCCGAGGCCGACCACCCGTGGCTGTTCTCGCTGAACTACTTCGACCCCCACCACCCGTTCGACCCGCCGGCGGCGTACCTGGAGAAGTACGTCGGCCGGCTGGACGACCTCGCGCTGCCGAACTACGAGCGCGGCGAACTCGACGACAAGCCCGGCGTCCAACGCGAGGCCGCTCACACCGGCCGGCTGGAGGGAGCGACGATGGACGACGACGAGCACCGCCTCGTCCGGGCCGCCTACTACGCGATGATCGACTTCGTCGACGACCAAGTGGGCCGGCTCCTGGCCGAGCTCGACGCGACCGGCCAGCGCGAGGACACCCTCGTCGTGTTCACCTCCGACCACGGCGAGATGCTGGGCGACCACGGGATCTACAAGAAGGGGCCGTACTTCTACGAGCCGGCGGTTCGGGTGCCGCTGCTCGTCTCCCAGCCCGGGACCGTCCGCGAGGGGGCCGTCGTCGACGACCTGGTGGAGCTGGCCGACCTCGCGCCGACGCTCGCGGACGCGGCCGGGCTGGAGCGGACCACGGGGATGCAGGGCCGCTCGCTGTGGCCGCGCCTCCGGGCGGACGGGGACGCCGGGGCGCACCGCGACTCCGTCTACTGCGAGTTCTACGACGCCTCACAGCGTCACACCGATCCGCCCGTCCACGCGACGATGGCCCGGACCGACCGGTACAAGCTCGTCGCCCACCACGGCACCGACGACGGCGAGCTGTACGACCTCGACGCCGACCCCGCGGAGCGACAGAACCGCTGGGGGGACCCGGAGTACGCCGAGGCGAAGACGCGACTGCTGGGGACGCTCGCCGACCGGATGGCCGGGACCGTCGACCCGCTTCCAGAGCGGACCGGCGACTGGTGA
- a CDS encoding sulfatase-like hydrolase/transferase, with translation MSDDSPPNVLVVLTDQQRWDTVGAYGNPMELTPTVDGMADEGTLFEQAISPQPLCAPARASIQTGQYATEHGVWKNGIELPDVDHLLGRQFADAGYDTGYVGKWHLATTGTDPIPPEQQAGYDYWRAADLLEFTSHPEEGYVYDGDGERVDFEGYRVDATTEHAKAFLERDRDRPFFCFLSYLEPHHQNDLEAYVAPEGYADRYANPWVPPDLEGVPGDWYESLPDYYGICRRIDECVGDLLATLEEQGVREDTVVVFASDHGSHFRTRNEEYKRSCHESSVRVPLVATGPGFEDGGRVRELASLLDLPPTLLDAAGVDPPDPMAGRSLLEAVDGDPDEWRDEVFVQVSESALGRALRTDRWTYGVYDPDAEGTERAAGDSYRERYLYDLRADPYQRVNLAGHDDYADVAANLRARLADRIAAVEGERPTIEPAAHQHF, from the coding sequence GTGAGCGACGACAGTCCGCCCAACGTCCTCGTCGTCCTGACCGACCAGCAGCGCTGGGACACCGTCGGGGCCTACGGCAACCCGATGGAGCTGACTCCGACCGTCGACGGGATGGCCGACGAGGGGACGCTGTTCGAACAGGCGATCTCCCCGCAACCGCTGTGTGCGCCGGCCCGCGCGTCGATCCAGACGGGGCAGTACGCCACCGAGCACGGCGTCTGGAAGAACGGCATCGAACTCCCCGACGTGGACCACCTGCTCGGCCGGCAGTTCGCCGACGCCGGCTACGACACCGGCTACGTCGGCAAGTGGCACCTCGCCACGACGGGGACCGACCCGATCCCGCCCGAGCAGCAGGCCGGCTACGACTACTGGCGGGCCGCCGACCTGCTGGAGTTCACCTCCCACCCCGAGGAGGGGTACGTCTACGACGGCGACGGCGAGCGCGTCGACTTCGAGGGGTACCGCGTCGACGCGACGACCGAGCACGCGAAAGCCTTCCTCGAACGCGACCGGGACCGCCCGTTCTTCTGTTTCCTCTCCTACCTGGAGCCCCACCACCAGAACGATCTGGAGGCCTACGTCGCACCGGAGGGGTACGCCGACCGCTACGCCAACCCCTGGGTCCCGCCCGACCTGGAGGGGGTCCCGGGCGACTGGTACGAGTCGCTGCCGGACTACTACGGGATCTGCCGGCGCATCGACGAGTGCGTGGGCGACCTGCTGGCCACGCTCGAAGAGCAGGGGGTCCGCGAGGACACCGTCGTGGTGTTCGCCTCCGACCACGGCTCGCACTTCCGGACCCGCAACGAGGAGTACAAGCGGAGCTGTCACGAGTCGTCGGTCCGCGTCCCGCTGGTGGCGACCGGGCCGGGCTTCGAGGACGGCGGCCGCGTCCGGGAACTGGCGAGTCTGCTCGACCTCCCGCCGACCCTGCTTGACGCGGCCGGTGTCGACCCCCCGGACCCGATGGCCGGGCGGAGCCTGCTGGAGGCGGTCGACGGCGACCCCGACGAGTGGCGCGACGAGGTGTTCGTCCAGGTCAGCGAGTCCGCGCTCGGGCGGGCGCTGCGGACCGATCGCTGGACCTACGGCGTCTACGACCCCGACGCCGAGGGGACCGAGCGGGCGGCCGGCGACAGCTACCGCGAGCGGTACCTCTACGACCTGCGGGCGGACCCCTACCAGCGGGTGAACCTCGCGGGTCACGACGACTACGCCGACGTCGCGGCCAACCTGCGGGCGCGGCTGGCCGACCGGATCGCGGCCGTCGAGGGCGAGCGGCCGACGATCGAGCCGGCAGCCCACCAGCACTTCTGA
- a CDS encoding PfkB family carbohydrate kinase, with product MGHVVSLGSVNVDRVRSVTGEEIAALRDRHEWFPERGETVRVDTVPDAFDDAVDRIEHGGKGANQAVAAARADAEATLLGRVGTDEDRFGVREELVGAGVGVGHVETVAEPTGTAYVFVDAAGDSWILVRPGANGAVDEAYVRARYEHVVAADCLLLQNEIPVEPVRWLLDALADEPSRPTVILDPAPVEGVASLLSRDAVDYLVPNEREAAALGDALDAFEGTVVRTRGGDAITVEGDGDHGGFTVTPPAVTPVDTTGAGDVLNGYLGARLAAGASLRAAIETAAVAAALSTRRDGARRGVPTLAEVEAFERESKVR from the coding sequence ATGGGACACGTCGTCAGCCTCGGGAGCGTCAACGTCGACCGCGTGCGGAGCGTCACCGGCGAGGAGATCGCCGCGCTCCGGGACCGACACGAGTGGTTCCCCGAGCGGGGTGAGACGGTCCGGGTCGACACCGTCCCGGACGCGTTCGACGACGCCGTCGACCGGATCGAGCACGGCGGGAAGGGGGCCAACCAGGCGGTCGCCGCCGCGAGGGCCGACGCCGAGGCGACGCTGCTGGGCCGGGTCGGGACCGACGAGGACCGGTTCGGGGTCCGGGAGGAACTCGTCGGTGCCGGCGTCGGCGTGGGCCACGTCGAGACCGTCGCCGAGCCGACCGGCACCGCGTACGTGTTCGTCGACGCGGCCGGCGACAGCTGGATTCTGGTCCGCCCCGGCGCGAACGGGGCCGTCGACGAGGCCTACGTCCGGGCGCGCTACGAGCACGTCGTCGCCGCCGACTGCCTCCTCCTCCAGAACGAGATCCCGGTCGAGCCGGTCCGCTGGCTGCTCGACGCGCTCGCCGACGAACCGTCGCGGCCGACGGTGATCCTCGACCCCGCGCCGGTCGAGGGGGTCGCGTCGCTGCTGTCCCGCGACGCGGTCGACTACCTCGTCCCCAACGAACGGGAGGCCGCGGCGCTGGGGGACGCGCTCGACGCGTTCGAGGGGACGGTCGTCCGGACCCGAGGTGGGGACGCGATCACCGTCGAGGGCGACGGGGACCACGGCGGCTTCACCGTGACGCCGCCGGCCGTGACGCCGGTGGACACGACCGGGGCCGGCGACGTGCTGAACGGCTACCTCGGCGCGCGGCTCGCGGCGGGCGCGTCGCTGCGGGCGGCCATAGAGACCGCCGCCGTCGCCGCGGCCCTCTCGACCCGGCGCGACGGGGCGCGACGCGGCGTCCCGACCCTCGCCGAGGTCGAGGCCTTCGAGCGCGAGAGCAAGGTCCGCTGA